The Kocuria flava nucleotide sequence CGTGCGGCGAACTCCTGGAGGGCCTCGCCGAGGCCTGCCCCGGAGCGGGTGCGGGCCAGCACCGCGCGGAACTCGGCCGTGAGCTCGCCGTCGGCGACGCGGCAGACCCGCTCGAGCGAGCCCACGGCGCTCTCCCCCGCGCCCACGGACAGGGCCATGAGCTCGGCCACGGCGGGGAACTCCGCGAGCATGCGGCGCTCGCGGGCCGTGATCCGGCGGGCGAGCAGACGGTCGCGCAGCAGCCAGCCCGCGCCGGCACCGGCCGCGGCGGCGAGCACGACGCCGCCCGGACCGGTGCCCAGGCGCGCGGCGGCGGCCAGCCCCAGGAGCACGCCCGCGAGCAGCCCGGCCGTGGCCAGCAGCAGCTGCTCGGCCCGGTGGTCGGCGACCGATCCGTGGGACCCGGCCCGTTCCAGGCGCCGCTCGAGACCGGCGGACGGCCCGGCGTGGCGGGCGGCGCGCCGGACGGCGTCCCCGGCGAGGGTGCGCAGCACACGGGCGGCCGGGCCGAGCAGGCCGGCGGCCCGGAACGCCTCGGGGCCGGCGAGCAGGGACGACTCGACCTCCACGGAGCGCAGCTGCGGGGCGATCCGGTCCGCGAAGGCCGTGCCGCGGCTCGCACGGACACCGGTGAGCACGAGCCACAGCCCGCCCGCGAGGCCCACCCCGAGCAGGAGCACGAGGGACTCCGGGGCGCTCACCGCAGCACCCGGCGTGGTTCGGGGAGAGCGCCCAGCCGCAGCATGAGCCGGTAGGCGGCCACGGAGACGGTCAGCCCGCCCAGGAGCACGACCGCTCCCTCCGGGGTGTCGTAGGCGCGCACCGCGGCCGGCTGGGAGGACATCAGCAGGAGCACGATCCAGGGCGCCGCCACGGCCAGGCGAGCGGCGTTGACCGTCCAGGACTGGCGCGCCTCGAGCTCCCCGCGCGTGCGGGCGCTCTCGCGCAGGAACTCCGAGAGGGTGCCCAGCAGCCGGCCCAGGTCGGTCCCGCCCACCTCGCGGGTCACCCGCAGCGCCTCGACGATGTTGTCCGCCACGGGGTCGGCCAGCCGGTCCTTGAGCCGCGTCAGGGAGCCCTGCAGCTGCCCGGAGGCCCGGTAGTCGGCGGCGAAGCGGGCGAAGGCCGGGCGCACCGGCTCGGGTCCGCGGTACTGCAGCTGGACCAGGGCCTCGGGCAGGGACATCCCGGCGCGGATCGCGGAGCGCAGGTGGTCGACGACGTCGGGCCACACCTCCCGCAGCGCGATCGTCCGCGCCCGGGCCCGGTGCCGCACGGCCGCGAACGGCGCCCCGCCCCCGAGCAGCGCGGCGCAGGCCCCGAAGGTGGCGGCCCCGGTCAGGGCCGCCACGAGCAGCCCGGACAGCGCCCCGCAGGCCAGGCACGCGAGCACGAGCGGCGCGGGACCGACGCCGGGCAGTCCCGCCCGCAGCAGGAGCTCCCGCAACCGGCCCGGGCGCCGGGCGGGGGCCTCGCGCGGAACGTCCTCGGCCCAGCACGACCACCACACCAGCAGCACGCCCGCGCCCAGCAGCGCGCCCAGGGCCGCGCTCACCGCGGGCCCCCGGCGTCGTCCTCGAGCAGCTCGCGCACCGACCAGCCGGCACGGGCGAACTTCTCCGGGGACGGGGCCTCCGCGGCGACCGCGCGCAGGTCCCCGTCCCGCAGGGCGAAGACCGGGTAGATCTCGATCACGCCGTTCTCCACGCGGTTGCCCAGGGCGAGGACCTCGGCGACGCGGCGGCGGCCGTCGGCCTCCCGCCGGCAGTGCACCACGAGGTCGAAGCACGAGGCCACGGTGGGCACCACGAACCCGGAGCTGATGTTGGCCCCGGCGAGCAGGGGCAGCGTGCAGATCTTGGTCACCGCGTCCCGGGCGGAGTTGGCGTGCAGGCTGCACATCCCGGGCAGCCCGCTGTTGAGGGCCACGAGCATGTCGAGGCTCTCGGCCTCGCGGACCTCCCCCACGACGAGCCGGTCCGGGCGCATCCGCAGCGCCTCCTTCACGAGGCGGCGCAGCGGGATCTCGCCGGCGCCCTCGAGGTTGGCCTGGCGGCACTGCATCCCCACGACGTCGCGCAGCGGCACCTGCAGCTCGAAGATCTCCTCGACGGTCACGACCCGCTCCCGCGGGCCGATGGCGGCGCACAGGCAGTTCAGCAGCGTCGTCTTGCCCGCCTGGGTCGCGCCGGAGACCAGGATGTTGAGCCCGGAGGCGACCGCCGCCTCGAGGAAACGGGCCGCGCGCGGGGAGAGCGAGCCGAGCTCGACGAGGTCGTCGAGCCGCCGCGCCCGGGCGACGAACTTGCGGATGTTCACGGCCCAGTGGGTCCGGGTGACGTCGGGGATCACCACGTGCAGCCGGGAGCCGTCGGGCAGGGCGGCGTCGACGAAGGGCGAGCTGAGGTCCAGGCGCCGGCCGGAGCTCTTGAGCATCCGCTCCACGAGGTTGCGCACCTGGGCCTCGGTGAGCACGAGGGACGTCAGCTCGGACTCGCCCCGGCGGGCGACGTAGACCTCGGCGGGGCCGTTGAGCCAGATCTCCTCGATCTCCGGGTCGTCCAGCAGCGGCTGCAGCGGGCCGAACCCCGCGACGAGGTCCAGCAGCGCCCGGCGGGCGGCGTCGAGGTCGGCGAGCGGCGGCAGCACCCCGCGGGCGGAGCGCTGGTCGTAGTCGCGCACGGCCGCGTCGACGAGCCCGCGGGTCTGCTCGAGCTGCAGCACGGGGTCCAGGCCGCGGCGGCGGATCAGCTCGCGCACCTCGGCCTCGACGAGGCCGAGCGCGTCCGCCGAGAGCGCTGCCGTCATGGGTCCCCCTGTGCCGTCCCGGCGCCCCGCGCCGGCCGCTCCCCCGCGGAGCGCACGCACAGGACCATAGATCGGCGCCGGGGGGCGGGGACAACCCGTGCGGCGGCGCCTGTGGACAGCCCGTCCTGACCTGCGACGTTCTTCCCGAACGCGAACGACATCTCCGTCGCAGGATGTCAACGCATGAAGAAGGCCGCCCGGGGACGGGCGGCCGGTGCGGGGCGGGGACGGGCGGCTGGTGCGAGGCGGGGACGGGCGGTTCAGTCCGCGGGGCGCTGCCCCGGGGAGGCCTGCGCGAAGCCGGTGACGGCGGGCCGCTGCGCGTGCTCGGGGGCCGGGGCCCAGGGGCGCTCGGCCTCGGCGACGGCGATGTGGCGGGCCAGGCGGGTGACGTTGACCTCCTGCTGCCGGTTGCGCAGGGCGGCGGTGGCCTGGGTGATCATGAACACGACGACGAGGCCGTAGAGCACGAGGTCGGTGCCGCGGCCGATGCCCAGGAACCGGGCCACGGCGCTGAGCAGGTCGGGGAAGAAGATCGACAGCGCGGCGAAGGCGAAGAAGGCCAGGCCCACGACCCGGCGGATGGCCTGGTGCTTGGCGTTGGCCCCGCCGCGGATGAGCGCGAGCGCGCCGTATCCCACGGCGAGCACGAGCAGGATCTGGACGACGTAGAGCACGGCGGGATCTCCCGGGGGTCGGCGGCGGGGGCTACTTGACGAACAGCTCGGCGAGGATGTTCACGCCGTTGAGCAGGGACTGGCCCTTGGACCGCGAGTAGTCGGTGTAGACGATCTGCACCGGGTGCTCGACCCACCGGGGGCGCAGGTCCGCGAGCTGGTTGACGATCTCGGAGGCGTGGGCCATGCGGTTCTGGGTCAGGCGGATCCGGGAGAGCGTGCCGCGGTCGAGGGCGCGCAGCCCGTTGTGGGCGTCGGAGAGGTCCATGCCGGTGGACAGCTTCGAGAAGAACGCCGCCGTGCGCAGCACGAGGCGCTTGAGCGCGGAGACGTTGGTGCGCCGGTCGAGGAACCGGGAGCCCAGTACGACCTCGGCCTCGCCCGAGCGGATGCGTTCCACCATGTCCCAGGCGTCGACCACGCGGTGCTGGCCGTCGGAGTCGAAGGTGACCACGCAGTCCATCTCCGGGTCCTGCAGGGCGTACTCGAAGCCGGTCTGCAGGGCGGCGCCCTGGCCCAGGTTGATGGGGTGCTGGACCACGACGGCGCCGGCCTCGGCGCAGATCCGGGCCGATTCGTCGGAGGAGCCGTCGTCCACGCACACCACGTGGGGGAAGGTCCTGCGGAGCTCCGCCAGCACCTCTCCCACCACGGCCGCCTCGTTGTACACGGGCATGACGATCCACACGCGACTCACCCGGACATTCTCGCACAGCCGCCGCACCCGCCCGGCCCGGCGGGACGGGCGCGGGGGCGGACCTATAATCGACCGGACCCTGCCCCCCACCCCCGAGGACGAGACCGTGCCCGCTGCCCGCACGACCCACCCAGGACCGACGTGCTGACGGCGTGGGCGCCCTACGCCCCGGCCCTGCTTCTGCTGCTCGCGGTGCTGTGGCTGCCGGGACTGGCGCTGCTGTGGGCCTTCGGCCAGCGCGGCGGGCGGATCCTGCTGACCGCGCCGGCCTTCTCCGTCGCCGTCGTCGGCGTCTCCGGAGTGGCCCTGGACCTGCTGGGGATCCGCTACGACCTGCTCTCCCAGGCCGGCGCCGCGCTCGTGCTGGCCGCCGCGGCCTGGCTGGTGGGGCGCGTGCTCCCGCGCGGCGGCCACGCCCCCGCACCGGAGGACCGCCCCGCTCCGGACGGCCGGGCGGGTGCCACGGCGGTGGGCGCCCCGGGGGCCGGGACCGCGCCGGACGCGGCCGCGCCGGCCCGCCCGTGGGTGTTCCCGGCCGCGGCCGCCGTCGGCGTCGCCGTCGGGGCGGTCCTGCTGCTGCGGCGCATGGTCTCCGCGATCGGCGAGCCCGAGGCGATGGCCCAGCGCTGGGACAACATCTTCCACCTCAACGCGATCCGCTGGATCGTGGAGACCGGCAGCGGCTCGACGCTGACGCTCAACCGCATGGTCGACCCCGAGCGGACCGTCGCCCTGTACCCGGCCGCGTGGCACCAGCTGGCGTCGCTGGCCGTGCCCGTGGCCGGCGACAGCGTGCTGGCCGCCCACAACCTCACCCTGCTGGCCGTGGCCGGCGTGGTGTGGCCGGCCTCGTGCGTGTTCCTCACCCGCTGTCTCGTGGGCCCCTCCCCCGTCGCCGCCGTGGTGGCGGGTGCGGCGAGCGCCGGCTTCGGCCTGTTCCCCTACGGGCTCATGGCGTGGGGTCCGCTGTTCCCCAACATCCTCTCCCTCGTGCTGCTGCCGGTCGTGCTGGGCCTGCTCGTGCGCCTGCTCGGCCCGGGCCTGGGCGCCGACCCCACGGCGCGCACCCCGGACGGGCCCGCCCGGCTGCGCACGGCCGCGAGCCTGCTCGTGGCCCTGGGGGCGCTGTTCGTCTCCCAGCCCAACGGCGTCCTGGCACTGCTCGTCGTGGGCGTGCCCCTGGTGGCCACCGCGTGGGCCCTCGGCCTGCGCGCCGCGGTGCGCGCGGGACGACGACGGCGCACCGCGCTGCTGGCCGTGGCCGCCGTGCTCGCCGCCGCCGTGTGGCTGCTCGCGTGGAACACCCTGACCACCACGTTCTTCTGGGCGCCGTTCACGACGCTGCCGCGCGGGGTGGGCGAGGCGCTGCTGTACGGCACCAACGGCCGCCTGGACGTGCCGTGGGTGCTCGTGGTGCTCACCGGCGCCGGGATCTACGCGGCGGTCGTGCGGCGGCGGCTGCGCTGGCTCGTGGTCGCCCACCTGCTGCTGGCCTACCTCTACGCGGTCGCGGCCGCCGGCGAGGACGGGCCCTGGCGCGACTGGCTCACGAGCGGCTGGTACACCGACTCCCACCGGCTGGCGGCGACCCTGCCGCTGACCGCGCTGCCGCTGGCGGCCCTGGGTGCGGAGCACCTGGCCGCACGCCTGGCCGCCGGCCTCGCCGCCGCGGCCGCCGTGCTGCGCGGGGGACGGGCGGGGGGCCGGCCCCCCGCCGCCGGCCGGGCCCGCCCGCTCGCCTACCCGGTGGCCGCGGTGCTCGTGCTGGCCGTGGCCGTGCCGGTGTCCCAGATGGGCTCGCTGACCCGCACCACGCAGGAGGTCAAGCGCTACTACGCCTGGGACGGGCCCGAGTCGATCCTCGGCCACGACGAGTTCGAGCTGCTGCAGGAGCTGGGCCGGCTCACGGGCCCCGGCGACGTCGTCGCCGTGAACCCCTGGAACGGCGGGTCGCTGGCCTGGGCCGTGGCCGAGCGCCCCGTCACCCAGTACCACGTGGAGGACCCCGAGCCCCCGCTGGACGAGCTGGTGGCGGGCATCGACACGGCCGCCCCGGGCTCCCCCGCGTGCGCGGCCGCCGAGGAGCTGGGCGTGGAGTGGGTCCTGGACTTCGGCACCCAGCTGCTCGTGCCGTGGGCCACCGAGCCCCTCGAGGTCTACTCCGGGGTCACGGCCGTGGACCCCGCCGCGGACCCGGGGCTGGCCCCGGTCGCCCGGGAGGGCGGCGCGGTGCTCTACGAGGTCGTCGGCTGCGACGGTCCCTGAGCCCCGGGCCGCCGCGGACCACGCAACGGGCCCTCCGGCGCGCCGCGGCGCGGTGGAGGGCCCGTTCCGTCGTCGGCGGGGCGGCGGGGCTCAGCCGGCGCTCTCGGCGGCGCGGAAGGCGTCGATGACCTCGTCGATGGGCCCGTCGCGGCGGACGCGGCCGTGCTCGATCCACACGCCGCGCGCGCAGACCGTGCGGACCACGTCGAAGTCGTGGCTGACGACCAGCAGCGTCTTGCCCTCCGCGGAGAGCTCCTTGACCCGGCCCAGGCTCTTGCGCTGGAACGGCTCGTCGCCCACGGAGAGGATCTCGTCGATGATGAAGATGTCCGGGTCGGTGAACACGGCGACCGCGAAGGCCAGGCGCAGGTACATCCCCGAGGAGTAGAACTTCACCTCGGTGTCGATGAACTGCTCGATCTCGGAGAAGGCGACGATCCGGTCGAACTTCCGGTCGATCTCCTCCTTGGACATCCCGAGGATCGCGCCGTTGAGGTAGACGTTGTCCCGGCCGGTGAGGTCCGGGTGGAAGCCGGCGCCGACCTCGATCAGCCCGGCCACGCGGCCGTTGACCGCGAGGGAGCCGCCGTCGGGGCTCATCACCCCGGAGACCAGCTTGAGGAAGGTGGACTTCCCGGAGCCGTTGAGGCCCACGAGGGCCACGGACTCCCCCGGCTCGATGCGCACGGAGAGGTCCTCGAGGGCGCGGAAGCGGTTCGAGAGGTCCTGGCGCCGGCCGCGGGCCAGCCACATCACCGTCTCCTTCAGGGAGCGGGCGTGGCGCAGGGCGAACTCCTTGGCCAGGTGCTCCGCGAGCACCGCCGGGCGGGTCGGGTCGGTGCTCATCACAGCTCCTGCGCGAATCGGCCCTCGAGGCGGCGGAAGACGAGCTCGCCCGCGAGCATGATCAGGCCCGTGACGGCCAGGGCCACGGGCGTCCAGAGGGAGAACAGGTGCGGCGGCACCTCGTGCGCGCCGGGGGTGGTCGTCGGCAGCCAGAACGCGGCGTGGGAGAGCTCCACGGCCACGGTCAGCGGGTTGAGCATGAAACCCGCGAACCACACGGGGCCCAGCACGTCGCGGACCATCGTCCACGCGTAGAGCACCGGGGCGGACCAGGTGCTGACCATCACGATGAGGTCCACGAAGTTCTCGGCGTCGCGGAAGAACACGTTCGCGGCGCCGAAGAGCAGCCCCAGCCCGGTGGCCAGCAGCCCCACGATCAGCAGCGCCCCCGGCACCGCGAGCAGCGACAGCCACGTGGGCGACCAGCCCACGAGCAGGCACGCCAGCAGCATGACCGCCAGCTGCGGCAGCAGGTGGATGCCCGCGACCCACACCGAGGCGACGGGGAACATCTGCCGCGGCAGGTAGATCTTCTTGATCAGGCTCGCGTTGGCCACGACCGAGCGGGCCGCGTTGCCGAAGGCCTCCGAGAAGAAGTTGATCAGGATGATCCCGGAGAACAGGTAGACCGCGAAGTTCTCCATCCCCCGCTCGAGGCCCAGGAAGATGCCCAGCGCGACGTAGAAGACCACGAACTGGATCCCGGGCTTGACGTAGGACCACAGCAGCCCCAGGACGGTGCCCCGGTAGCGGATCTGCAGCTCCTTGTCCACGAGCAGCTTCAGCAGGTAGCGCTGGCGGAAGACCGCCGGCAGGCCCGTCCCGGGGGACGGGTCCCGCACGACCGTGGCAGCGGGCATCAGACGCCGATCTCCGAGTGCTCGCGGAAGGTCTCCTCCCACGCCTCCAGGGACGTGATCGCGGGCAGGGCCTCGCGGTAGCGCCGCGAGAGCTCGGGCCAGCGCAGCACCAGCTGGGCGTGCAGGCGGGCGGACTCCGTCAGCAGGGCGCGGGCGTCCTTCGGGGAGCGCTTGTACCACGTGTAGCCGGTGCCGTCCGAGGCGGTCACCAGGGCGCTGTCGTAGCGGGCGAGCCGCCACCAGCGGGCGTCCTGGTAGGGCAGGTGCACCTGCGGGTGCTCCTGCGCCCCGGCCCCCGGGGACACGGCCAGGTGGCGCACGACCGCGGTGGCCGCCGAGGTCAGCACCTTCAGCCCGTGCGGCGAGGACAGCCGCCGGGTGCGCGCCGGCTTCGCCGGCGCGACCGCGGGGTAGGCGTCCAGGTCCGCCTCGTAGACGGCGTCGGAGTGCTGGGTCATCATCCGGCGCACGTCGCGGATGCGCTGCGGCAGCAGCTCGTGCAGGGCCTCCGGGCCGGCCAGCACGTCGCGCAGGGCGAGCACGCGGGCCTCCTCGGCGAAGTACTGCATCGACAGCACGTGGCGCAGGTCCTTGATGCCGTTGCGGCCCAGGACCTCACCCCCGCGCTCGAACGGGGAGTGCAGCAGCGCCGCCACGAGCTGGTTGCGCTTGTGGAAGTAGGCCTGCCAGCTGATGGTGTCGTCCTTGTCGGCCCACGCCAGGTGCCACACCGCCACCCCGGGCAGGGACACGGTGCGGTAGCCGGCGGCCTTGGCGCGCACCCCGTACTCGACGTCGTCCCACTTGATGAACACGGGCAGGGCCAGGCCGATCTCGCGGATCACGGAGGTGGGGATCAGGCACATCCACCACGCGTTGTAGTCGACCTCGATGCGCCGGTGCATCCACGGGGTCGCGCGCAGGTTGCTGTGCCGGAAGTCGTGGCCGATCTCCACGCCCTCCCCGGCGGGCCCGTACTGGAAGCTGTACGGGTCCATCTCCTCGCCGAAGTTGTGGATCTTCGTGGGGTTGAGCAGGTCGATCATGTGCCCGCCCACGAGCGTGGGTCGCTTGCAGAAGTCGGCGAAGACGCTGATCCGGCGCACGGCCTCGGGCTCGATCTCGACGTCGTCGTCCATCAGCAGCACGTAGTCGGACCCGGCGCGCACGGCCTCGTACATCCCGCGGGCGAAGCCGCCCGCGCCGCCGAGGTTGGCCTGGTCGAGCACCCGCAGCCGCTCCCCGAAGCGCTCCTGCACCTCGCGGAAGCCGGGCTCGTCGACGACCTTCTGGTTGCCCTGGTCCACGATGACGACCTCGCGGACCTGCGGGAGGCGCTCGCGCTGGTCGAACAGCAGCCGGGCGTTGCGCAGGCAGTAGGAGGGCTTGTTCATCGTCGTGATCTGCAGGGTCACGCTGCCCTCGGGGATCCCGGTGCCGTCGGCGAGCCACTCGGCGCCGCGCAGCTCGAGGTCCTCGTCGGCGGCGGTGAGGTCGAACCAGTACCAGCCGCCGTCGGCGAAGGCCTTCAGGGGCAGCACGGCCTCCGTGGTGTGCTCCGCGCCGGCGACCTCGTGCACGGACACGGGCACGGACTCGCCGCGGGCGTTGGAGCCGTAGACGCTCACGGTGCCGCGCCCGGTGGTGCGCACCCGCAGCACGACCTCCCGCACGTGGGTGTTGTGCCGCCAGTAGCTGGCCGGGAACGCGTTGAAGTAGGTGGCGAAGGACACGGTCGCCCGCGCGTGGACCCGCAGCCGGTGCCGGTCGAGGATCGCCAGCGCGTCGGTGGCCGCGGTCTCCGAGGCCACGTTGACCACGATCGGGGAGCTCTTGCGGGCGCCGTCCTCCGGCTGGACCGCCGCGCCGGTGTCGGCGCGGGTGTCCATGTACAGGGGCTGGGTGGCCAGGCGGTCCTTGGCGGGCAGCACGACCTCCTGCAGCACGCGCAGGGCGCCCGCCCCGCTCTCGTCCGTGGTCCGGGCCGCCGTCTCGGTCGTCGTGCTCACGCGTCCACTCCCCCGCTCTCGATGGTGGCCCCGCCGGTGAAGTGGGGGGCGATCTTGTTGTCGACCATGGACAGCGCCGCGCCGATGGCCATGTGCATGTCCAGGTACTTGTAGGTGCCGAGCCGACCGCCGAACAGGACCTTGTCCTCGCCGCGGGCGAGATCGCGGTACTTCAGCAGCTTCTCGCGGTCCACCGTGGTGTTGACCGGGTAGTAGGGCTCGTCGCCCTTCTCGGCGAAGCGGGAGAACTCCCGCATGATCACCGTGGCGTCCTTGGTGTAGTCGCGCTCCGGGTGGAAGTGGCGGAACTCGAGGATCCGGGTGAAGTCCACGTCCGGGTCGGGGTAGTTGATGACGGGCGCGCCCTGGAAGTCCTCGATCGGGAGGACCTCCTGCTCGAGGTCGATCGTCCGCCACGACAGGTCGCCCTCGGCGTAGTCGAAGTAGCGGTCCACGGGGCCCGTGTAGACCACGGGCACCTGCCCGGAGACGGCCGCGCGCGAGTACTCGTGCCCGTCGTCGAAGAAGTCGGTGTCGAGGCGGACGTCGATCTTGGGGTGGTCCGCCATGCGCTCGAGCCAGGCCGTGTAGCCGTCCACCGGCAGACCCTCGTACTTGTCGTTGAAGTACCGGTTGTCGTAGGTGTAGCGCACGGGCAGGCGGTTGATGATCGAGGCCGGCAGGTCCTTCGGGTCGGTCTGCCACTGCTTGCCCGTGTAGTGCTTGATGAACGCCTCGTAGAGGGGGCGCCCGATGAGCTGGATGCCCTTGTCGTTGAGGTTCTGCGGGTCGGTGCCGGCGAGCTCGCCCGCCTGCTCCTGGATCAGCGCCCGCGCCTCGGCCGGCGAGTACGCCGCCCGGAAGAACTGGTTGATGGTGCCGAGGTTGATCGGCATCGGGAAGATCTCGCCGTGGTGGCGCGTGTAGACCCGGTGCACGTAGTCGGTGAAGCCGGTGAAGCGGTTGACGTAGTCCCAGACCCGCTCGTTGGAGGTGTGGAAGAGGTGGGCGCCGTAGCGGTGGACCTCGATCCCCGTGCTCGCCTCCCGCTCCGAGTAGGCGTTGCCCCCGATGTGGGAGCGCCGGTCGATGAGGGCCACGTCGAGGCCCAGCTCGGTGGCGGCCCTCTCGGCCACGGTCAGGCCGAAGAGGCCCGACCCGACGACGACGAGATCTGCGTTCACGGACTAGCTCCTGGGGGTCGGGGTCGTGGGGCGGCCCGGGACGGCCCCGGGCGCGGGGGACGGCGCGGGCGCCCCGGGCGGGGGCTGCACACCAAAGTACCTGATCACCGCTGCAGCCCCCGGAGCAGCCAGCGGGCGGCGAGGCGCCCGGAGGCCGCGAGGGAGGCGTGCTCGGCCGCCCACGCGGAGCGCTCGCGGCGCAGCCGGTCGTTCTCCTCGGCGCGCGCCGGGTCGGCGGCGCGGTCGAGGGCCTCGATCATGGCCGCGGCCACCGCGTGCGGGTCGTGGTCGACGACCGCGCCCAGGCCGTTGCGCTCGACGAGCTGCGCGGCCACCCCGGCGCCGGCGTAGATCACGGGCGTCCCGCACGCGGCGGCGGCGTAGATCTTGGTGGGCTTGGTGAAGTCGTAGCCGATGCCGGGGATCACGGCGCCCAGGGCCGCCACGGCCCCGCGGGTCCAGGCGGCGGTCTCCTCGGCGGGGCGCAGCCCCTCGAACACCACGCTGCCCGGGGCCAGCCGGCGGGCGACCTCCTCGACGCGCTCGATGTCGGAGCCCCGCCCGAGGAAGCGCAGCTGCGCCTCCGGGTGGACGGCGAGCACCTCGGGCAGGGCGCGCACGAGCACGTCCGCGCCCTGCCACTCCGACATGGACCCGGCGTAGACGAAGTACGGGGCCCCGG carries:
- the glf gene encoding UDP-galactopyranose mutase codes for the protein MNADLVVVGSGLFGLTVAERAATELGLDVALIDRRSHIGGNAYSEREASTGIEVHRYGAHLFHTSNERVWDYVNRFTGFTDYVHRVYTRHHGEIFPMPINLGTINQFFRAAYSPAEARALIQEQAGELAGTDPQNLNDKGIQLIGRPLYEAFIKHYTGKQWQTDPKDLPASIINRLPVRYTYDNRYFNDKYEGLPVDGYTAWLERMADHPKIDVRLDTDFFDDGHEYSRAAVSGQVPVVYTGPVDRYFDYAEGDLSWRTIDLEQEVLPIEDFQGAPVINYPDPDVDFTRILEFRHFHPERDYTKDATVIMREFSRFAEKGDEPYYPVNTTVDREKLLKYRDLARGEDKVLFGGRLGTYKYLDMHMAIGAALSMVDNKIAPHFTGGATIESGGVDA